The Bernardetia sp. ABR2-2B DNA window CCATTATTCTTTTTTAAAAAACAAAAAAGCCTCTACAATAATTTGTAAAGGCTTTTTTTTGTGTTTATAAAAACTAGTTCAAGTATTGACACTTGAACCAGTAAAAAATCATTTTATTGAATAACCAATTGTTTTGTATAAACTTTTCCTTGAGAAACAATCTGTACTACATAAACTCCTGCACTTATTTTTGGAAGTGTAATAGAAGTAATTTTTTGATTCATAGAAAGTTCTTTGCTATAAATTGTTCTGCCTAATCCATCCACTAAAACAAGGTTTGTTTTTTGGTTGGTAGTTGTTGCAAATTCTACTTTAAACGAACCATTATTTGGGTTTGGATAGATAGAAAATACTTTTGCAGACTCTTCTTCAATTCCAGTTTGTATGTCAAAAGTAAAAGTCTTTTCTTCTGTTTCAAATTCACAACCTGAAAGGTAAGTTGCCTTTGCTTTGTAATTTCCACTTTCAGTAGGTTGAACCGTTCTCTGATTATTGAAACCAGCAACTTCACTTCCATCTTTAAACCAAACTACTGAAACAATAGAATCAGAAGATGAAACGGTAATTGTTTTATCTAAAGAATTTTCTCTGTTTATTGTAATTGTTGCTGTTGGAGCTTGTGCTTCTGTAATTTCTACTTCATTTGATTCTGCCTTGCAATTTTCTGCTGTTGTAATTTCTACTTTGTATGTTCCGATTTCAGAAGTTACTAAAGTAGATGAATCATTCAGAATAGCTGTTCCATTTCTAAACCAACTATAAATAGAACCTGTATTTTCTGTAACAGAAAGTGTAGTTTCTTCACTCGGACAAATTTCTGTTTTATCAGTAGAAAGAACAGCCGTAGGTAAGTCTGCAATTGTAACGGCAATACTTGCGCTATCCGAACACGAAGGCTGACTAGCTTTCAAGGTATAAGTCCCCGATTTTGAAACAGAAATTGATGTTCCGTTTCCAATATCAGTTCCATTTAGAGACCATGTATAAGTTACATTTGCGCTCGTATCTTGTGCATTTAGTATTCCATTTCCACAGAAAATAACTGTATTTCCTTGTTCGATTTGTGCTGTCGGAGCATTGACAAAAGCAGTTTGTGTAATTTCTGATTCTGCACGACAACCATCTTTTTCAATCCTTACAGTATATTTTCCTTCAATAGAAACACTCAGCGTTCTTTCTGTTCCTACTTGGATATTATCTCTAAACCAAAGATAAGAAGCATTTTCTACTTCATTAGCCGAAAGGGCAAACGCACGAGTACATGACTCAAGCAAACTTCCTTGCTCAATAATTGCCTCAAAAACTTCTTTTATTGGAACAACAACTTCTAGCCTTTCACTCTCTAAATTATTTATAATAACAGAAATATAAAAAGTAGTTGTGTCATTCAAAGCAGGAGTTTGAATCGTTGCATTATCCGTTTCTAAAATTGGGTTTGTAGCATCTTGAGAATCATAAACACGATATACAGCTCCACTACTTCGCACTTCAATAACTCCGCTTTCTCCTTTACAAGCAGCTTCTAAAGAGAACAGAGTTGGCGTTGATGGAATTGTACGTACTTGAACGGTGTTTGAAGTAGCTGTATTATTTCCACAAATCGCTTTTATGAAATACGTATATTGTGTACTTGAACTAACTAATGAATCAATAAATGATAATTGAGAAGCAACGACAGTTTGTAGTAATTGATTATTTCTATAAATCTCATAATTGATGGCATTCGTATTTGCTGGAGTTGTCCAAGAAAGTTTTACTCTTGTTGCAGAAAGTGTTTCTGCTGTCAGATTGGTTGGCAACTGACAATCTGCAATTGGTGTTCCATCAGATGGATTACAGTTTGGTAAAATATCTACCACTGTATTTTTGACTGTATTTGTAATAATTGGTGCATTGGTATCAAAATAAATATAAGATTTGTTTTCAATACGTGCAGTATCCAAACGACCTGTATCTTGCTCAGAAACCTCAAAGATTACATATCCTTGGCTTAGTTCTGGGTTAGAAGTGCTATCAGGCAAATTAATATCATCAAAACGGAAATTGATAACACTACTATTTGCTGTCGTATCAACGACCATTGGATGACTTGTTCCTACTACTCTTAAAGAATGTCTATCTAATAAAGTACTCAATGAATCTACAATATTTACATTCAAAGCAGGGGCGTTTCCTGTGTTTTGGAAACGAATTGTATAAGTCAAAGGCAAATCTGAACGCTGCGTAAATTTCTCATCACAGATTCCTTGTGGATAGACTTGTTTATCATTAGGGTCGTAGGAATTGACTACTGGGAAGCAGTATTGTTTTAGATTATTCAAACGAGTAAGGTCATTTATTTCAGGCGTAATATGTCCAGAAAAACAAACTTCATCACCAATATTTAAATTACTATCTGGAGTTACAGAAATTCTGACTACAAAGTTTCTATCATAACTCAAGTCTGTAACATCCCAAAATAAATCATTTCCTACAATTCTATCTGGAGTGATAGAAGCAGAGTTGTAAGCCACATCTGAAGGCAAAGTAACTTTGAGTTCGCCAGATTTGGGAGCGCAAGAATAATTGTTTGCCAACACTGTAATCGTAGTAGAAATAGCAGGACGGAAAACTCCTCCAATTATATTTACATTAAAATCATAAATAGAAGAGCTAGGACGAATCTCAACAGGTTGAATAACCACATTTCCTGCCCTATCAGTAACTCTTAATTGGAGGTTTCTAATTGCACTACTACCACAGTAGAGTGTTACGCTATCTCTTCCATTGTGATTAAAGACAACAGAAATATCAGTAGAATCAGTACAATTATCACTCAAAGTTGTGATAAAATAATTAGCTGGAACAACAGCTTGATTACTAGCTCCAAAATGAACAGGCACAACTCGTGTAGTAAAAGTCGGAGGAATAGTATCTTTTACGTGAATAACCGTAGAAGAAGTATCTGTATTTCCATTATTATCTGTAACTCTCAAAACTACATTCTGAATAGAATCAACACAAGAAAACAAACGAGTAGCCAAGCCTGTATCATCATAAAGATAAGAAGCAACCGTATTACCACAACCTGCTGAACTAATACTATCTAATAAAATTGCATCTATTTCCACTTGTCCACTAGCATCTAAATAAGTCGTATAATTTGTTTTGCTAACTGCATTTAACGATGATAAAGCAGTTACTAAAAGTTCTAACCTCCCATTATTACAACCTGCAATAGAATCAAAAGCATAGAAATACGTAGAATCTGCTGTCAGAACTGGTGTTGTAAAGCTACTTCCTGTGTGAATAGGAGTAATACTTGTAGGCGAATCGTACCAATAAACAGTTCCATTTCCATCTACTTCTAAAACAGTAGTGTCATTCAGACATACTCCATACTGATTTTGTGGTGGAGTAATATTTTCCATTGATGAGGTAGTAACCAATATAGGTAGCCTATTACTAACTCCACAACCAGCAACTGAATCTTGAACATAAAAATAAGTGGAATCTGCTGTCAAAATAGGAGTTGTAAAACTACTTCCTGTATGAATTGGGTTAGTTCCACTTGGTGAGTCGTACCAAGTTATGATTCCGTTTCCGTCTGCTTCAAGCGTAGTAGATACGTTAAGGCATAAATCAAATTGATTTTGAGACAAGGTATTATTACTTATTGCTGCTCCACCACTTACTGAATCACCTGTGATAATCCAGTTATTAGGAGCAGAGGTAAGTATATTACGAGCTGCTGCACCATTACAATAAGTAAGTCCATTAGCTCCTAAATATACATTTGGTCGTACATTTTGTGAAGCCCAACCTATTAATGTAGCATCATAGTTGGATGTATTTATGCCTGAATTAGAAAATATATTTTCCATTGCAGCCCACACCCTAAAACCAATGTTCTCTATATTCCAACTTCCAATATCTTGATTGAAGGATGTAGCTCCTTCAAACATCCTCATGTTGGCTACTACATTACTTGTATTCCAATTGCCAATATTTTGATTGAAAGAAGTTGCTTCTTTAAACATCTCTCTCATATAAGTTACATTACCTGTATTCCAATTACCAATGGGTTGATTGAAAGATGTAGCTCCTTTAAACATTGCCCACATCTCTGTAACATTACTAGTATTCCAATTACCAATGGGTTGATTGAAAGATGTAGCTCCT harbors:
- a CDS encoding BspA family leucine-rich repeat surface protein, which codes for MRQSYSNFRNQIKTILFGFSLLLTLFFFSANTVNAQAFRTTWVTSDGTITIPTNPASGTYNYNITWTNLTSVGIGNGAATGQTGSYTITGLTNGRTYEIAITGDFPHFYMNNGNQKLKIKTIEAWGNIVWKSMESAFNGCSPLVYNATDTPDLSLVENMSEMFNYCGNVNRGTGNWNWNTENVINMSGMFTRNASFNKDIGNWDVSNVTDMSRMFNGTSSFNQDISNWNTSSVTDMSGMFGGASSFNQDISNWNTSSVTDMSGMLFSATSFNQDIGSWNTSNVTDMRSMFSSATSFNQDISNWNTSNVTDMRSMFSSATSFNQDISNWNTSNVTDMRSMFSSATSFNQDIGNWNTSNVTDMSGMLFSATSFNQDIGSWNTSNVTEIRSMFQLATSFNQDIGNWNTGNVTDMSNMFNNAISFNQDIGNWNTSNVTKMNWMFEGATSFNQPIGNWNTSNVTEMWAMFKGATSFNQPIGNWNTGNVTYMREMFKEATSFNQNIGNWNTSNVVANMRMFEGATSFNQDIGSWNIENIGFRVWAAMENIFSNSGINTSNYDATLIGWASQNVRPNVYLGANGLTYCNGAAARNILTSAPNNWIITGDSVSGGAAISNNTLSQNQFDLCLNVSTTLEADGNGIITWYDSPSGTNPIHTGSSFTTPILTADSTYFYVQDSVAGCGVSNRLPILVTTSSMENITPPQNQYGVCLNDTTVLEVDGNGTVYWYDSPTSITPIHTGSSFTTPVLTADSTYFYAFDSIAGCNNGRLELLVTALSSLNAVSKTNYTTYLDASGQVEIDAILLDSISSAGCGNTVASYLYDDTGLATRLFSCVDSIQNVVLRVTDNNGNTDTSSTVIHVKDTIPPTFTTRVVPVHFGASNQAVVPANYFITTLSDNCTDSTDISVVFNHNGRDSVTLYCGSSAIRNLQLRVTDRAGNVVIQPVEIRPSSSIYDFNVNIIGGVFRPAISTTITVLANNYSCAPKSGELKVTLPSDVAYNSASITPDRIVGNDLFWDVTDLSYDRNFVVRISVTPDSNLNIGDEVCFSGHITPEINDLTRLNNLKQYCFPVVNSYDPNDKQVYPQGICDEKFTQRSDLPLTYTIRFQNTGNAPALNVNIVDSLSTLLDRHSLRVVGTSHPMVVDTTANSSVINFRFDDINLPDSTSNPELSQGYVIFEVSEQDTGRLDTARIENKSYIYFDTNAPIITNTVKNTVVDILPNCNPSDGTPIADCQLPTNLTAETLSATRVKLSWTTPANTNAINYEIYRNNQLLQTVVASQLSFIDSLVSSSTQYTYFIKAICGNNTATSNTVQVRTIPSTPTLFSLEAACKGESGVIEVRSSGAVYRVYDSQDATNPILETDNATIQTPALNDTTTFYISVIINNLESERLEVVVPIKEVFEAIIEQGSLLESCTRAFALSANEVENASYLWFRDNIQVGTERTLSVSIEGKYTVRIEKDGCRAESEITQTAFVNAPTAQIEQGNTVIFCGNGILNAQDTSANVTYTWSLNGTDIGNGTSISVSKSGTYTLKASQPSCSDSASIAVTIADLPTAVLSTDKTEICPSEETTLSVTENTGSIYSWFRNGTAILNDSSTLVTSEIGTYKVEITTAENCKAESNEVEITEAQAPTATITINRENSLDKTITVSSSDSIVSVVWFKDGSEVAGFNNQRTVQPTESGNYKAKATYLSGCEFETEEKTFTFDIQTGIEEESAKVFSIYPNPNNGSFKVEFATTTNQKTNLVLVDGLGRTIYSKELSMNQKITSITLPKISAGVYVVQIVSQGKVYTKQLVIQ